A stretch of Microbulbifer sp. SAOS-129_SWC DNA encodes these proteins:
- the zipA gene encoding cell division protein ZipA, giving the protein MGNWLVTILALILLLAVLDGVRRAVLRQRASMKVSRHLSREMHRGTYDDNDELMSPVRNVQGATSKVETAPDKVCEPDHPVADVEEYLDPEEEAKRRQIAEELPGSVRVVQRRALEEALQVNRQVQESFMSSRKPLAGSQPQRDEPEQTSLNLDDQVPTLMDSVVAEEDRREPELNESESLEALSAGESGLVQEEPAAPVPESDIAPRAPERAQDRAHDDNGARADTRGREKKGAAVNKQASKPREKSPVEEVLIINVMAPEGDFFEGNDILRAMMAARLRFGEMNIFHYHQGGSDDGPVVFSLANMVVPGVFDLAQMEEFTSPGLSLFLALPIEGSALAALEQLLATSRQIAEQLGGELKDENRSVFTAQTAEHYRQRVMEYQRRRALARAQA; this is encoded by the coding sequence ATGGGAAATTGGCTGGTCACAATTCTCGCATTGATTCTGCTGCTGGCGGTGCTGGACGGCGTGCGCCGCGCCGTACTGCGCCAGCGCGCATCGATGAAAGTCTCGCGCCATCTGTCGCGCGAGATGCACAGGGGCACCTACGACGATAACGACGAGTTGATGTCGCCCGTGCGCAATGTGCAGGGGGCAACGTCCAAAGTGGAAACGGCTCCCGATAAAGTCTGTGAGCCGGATCACCCGGTCGCCGACGTAGAGGAATACCTCGACCCGGAAGAGGAGGCCAAGCGCCGCCAGATTGCCGAAGAGCTGCCCGGGAGTGTGCGCGTGGTGCAGCGCCGCGCGCTCGAAGAGGCCCTGCAGGTAAACCGTCAGGTACAGGAGAGCTTTATGTCATCGCGCAAACCGCTCGCCGGCAGCCAGCCGCAGCGTGACGAGCCGGAACAGACATCGCTCAATCTAGACGACCAGGTGCCGACCCTGATGGATTCGGTGGTGGCGGAAGAAGATCGCCGCGAACCGGAACTCAACGAGTCGGAAAGCCTCGAAGCCCTGAGTGCCGGCGAAAGCGGGTTGGTGCAAGAAGAACCCGCAGCGCCGGTACCGGAAAGCGACATTGCGCCGCGGGCGCCCGAACGGGCGCAGGACCGCGCGCACGACGATAACGGCGCGCGTGCAGACACACGCGGCCGGGAGAAAAAGGGTGCAGCGGTGAACAAACAAGCCAGCAAGCCGCGGGAGAAATCCCCGGTCGAAGAAGTCCTGATCATCAATGTGATGGCGCCGGAAGGCGACTTCTTCGAGGGCAACGATATCCTGCGCGCGATGATGGCCGCGCGCCTGCGCTTCGGCGAAATGAATATTTTCCATTACCACCAGGGCGGTAGCGACGATGGCCCGGTGGTATTCAGCCTGGCCAATATGGTCGTGCCCGGCGTCTTCGATCTGGCGCAAATGGAAGAGTTCACCAGCCCCGGCCTGAGCCTGTTCCTCGCCCTGCCGATCGAGGGCTCGGCGCTTGCCGCGCTGGAACAGCTACTGGCCACCTCGCGCCAGATTGCCGAGCAGTTGGGCGGTGAACTGAAAGACGAAAACCGCAGCGTCTTCACCGCGCAGACCGCCGAGCACTACCGCCAGCGGGTGATGGAGTACCAGCGCCGCCGCGCCCTGGCCCGCGCCCAGGCCTGA